A window of the Hordeum vulgare subsp. vulgare chromosome 5H, MorexV3_pseudomolecules_assembly, whole genome shotgun sequence genome harbors these coding sequences:
- the LOC123399162 gene encoding serine/threonine-protein kinase D6PK-like codes for MSSKPASQSMPEQAAKPVEMGEDDRQRSAAEEISGEPDQQKESPAPVLDKDTPDLSPDSEVLDVPLAPEGESDESKEIKNSDSNENQEKKSSQKSSISDSFASAKVSDGTNSLGKTSGSAKTSGRDFTESGKSSMCRVSASSDLSDESSCSSMSSATTKPHKGNDSRWEAIQVVKSREGVLGLNQFRLLKKLGSGDIGSVYLSELSGTKSHFAMKVMDKTSLASRKKLLRAQTEREILQSLDHPFLPTLYTHFETDKFSCLVMEFCPGGDLHTLRQRQSGKHFSEQAAKFYVAEVLLALEYLHMLGIIYRDLKPENVLVREDGHIMLTDFDLSLRCSVSPTVIRGANPGLDALQRNNAAYCVQPACIQPSCVVPTTCFGPRFFSKSKSKSKSKKEKPKPDIANQVNLFPEMIAEPTDARSMSFVGTHEYLAPEIVKGEGHGSAVDWWTFGIFLYELLFGKTPFKGSGNRATLFNVVGQPLRFPESPLVSFSARDMIRGLLVKDPQHRLGHKRGATEIKQHPFFEGVNWALIRCASPPDIPKPVELDCRPKQAPSANGKVAPASNQKGSDNYLEFEFF; via the exons ATGTCTTCCAAACCTGCCTCCCAAAGTATGCCAGAGCAAGCGGCAAAGCCAGTGGAAATGGGGGAAGATGACAGGCAGCGATCTGCTGCTGAGGAGATTTCGGGGGAGCCGGACCAGCAGAAAGAATCTCCAGCTCCTGTGCTGGACAAGGATACTCCGGACCTCTCTCCAGACTCTGAGGTTCTGGATGTGCCACTAGCTCCAGAGGGAGAATCTGATGAGTCAAAAGAGATCAAGAACTCTGATTCCAATGAGAATCAAGAAAAGAAGTCTTCGCAAAAGAGTAGTATCAGTGATAGCTTTGCTTCAGCTAAAGTGAGTGATGGGACAAATAGTCTGGGTAAGACCAGCGGTAGTGCTAAGACGAGTGGCCGAGATTTCACCGAGAGTGGCAAGAGCAGCATGTGCCGTGTGAGTGCAAGTAGTGACTTGAGTGATGAGAGCTCCTGCAGCAGCATGAGCAGTGCCACCACAAAGCCGCACAAAGGGAATGATTCGAGGTGGGAGGCCATCCAAGTGGTCAAATCCAGGGAGGGCGTTCTTGGTCTGAACCAATTCAGGCTGCTTAAGAAACTGGGCTCTGGTGATATCGGAAGTGTGTATCTCTCTGAATTGAGTGGTACCAAGAGTCACTTTGCAATGAAGGTGATGGATAAAACATCTCTGGCTAGTCGCAAGAAGCTGCTCCGGGCGCAGACCGAGCGGGAGATACTGCAGTCGCTGGATCATCCATTTCTGCCAACCCTATATACTCATTTTGAGACGGACAAGTTTTCATGTCTGGTTATGGAGTTCTGCCCTGGAGGGGACTTGCACACCCTTCGACAAAGGCAGTCTGGAAAACATTTTTCAGAGCAAGCAGCAAA GTTCTATGTAGCAGAGGTGCTCCTTGCATTGGAGTACCTGCATATGCTCGGGATTATATACCGTGATCTCAAGCCAGAAAATGTCTTAGTCAGGGAGGATGGGCACATCATGCTGACTGATTTTGACCTCTCTCTTCGTTGTTCAGTTAGCCCAACCGTGATCAGGGGTGCAAATCCTGGCTTAGACGCGCTGCAGAGGAATAATGCAGCATACTGCGTCCAGCCTGCTTGCATTCAGCCATCATGTGTTGTTCCAACCACATGCTTTGGTCCTCGGTTCTTCTCGAAATCCAAGTCCAAGTCAAAGTCCAAGAAGGAGAAGCCAAAGCCAGACATCGCGAACCAGGTTAACCTATTCCCTGAGATGATCGCCGAGCCAACTGATGCTCGGTCCATGTCCTTTGTCGGCACCCACGAGTACCTGGCCCCAGAAATAGTGAAAGGGGAAGGCCATGGCAGCGCGGTGGATTGGTGGACCTTCGGCATATTCTTGTACGAGCTACTGTTTGGAAAGACCCCTTTCAAGGGTTCAGGCAACCGGGCGACGCTTTTCAACGTCGTCGGTCAGCCCCTGCGGTTCCCAGAGTCCCCGCTAGTGAGCTTCTCGGCAAGAGACATGATAAGGGGACTGCTGGTCAAGGACCCGCAACACCGGCTCGGCCACAAGCGCGGAGCCACGGAGATAAAGCAGCACCCCTTCTTTGAGGGTGTGAACTGGGCCCTGATAAGATGTGCGAGCCCTCCAGACATACCCAAACCTGTGGAGCTGGACTGTCGCCCGAAGCAGGCCCCGTCGGCAAACGGGAAGGTCGCGCCAGCCTCCAACCAGAAGGGCTCGGACAACTACCTAGAGTTTGAGTTCTTCTAG